A genomic segment from Modestobacter roseus encodes:
- a CDS encoding helix-turn-helix transcriptional regulator, translated as MTEGVHNRIALLRAEQGVTRRELADALGVHYQTVGYLERGEYSPSLAIALRIAEFFQVPVEAVFSLAPFPRVTDLHRADPGEASSA; from the coding sequence GTGACCGAGGGCGTCCACAACCGGATCGCGCTGCTGCGCGCCGAGCAGGGGGTCACCCGGCGGGAGCTGGCCGACGCCCTGGGGGTGCACTACCAGACCGTCGGCTACCTGGAGCGGGGCGAGTACAGCCCCAGCCTGGCGATCGCGCTGCGCATCGCGGAGTTCTTCCAGGTGCCGGTCGAGGCGGTCTTCTCGCTGGCGCCGTTCCCCCGGGTCACCGACCTGCACCGCGCCGACCCGGGCGAGGCGTCCAGCGCATGA
- a CDS encoding ABC transporter permease, translating to MNATRHAIGLGARRGWTEFVQSLRSPQDQGFYLFIGVVTLAVLWANRDNEVGDTGLLYPSFALPSILGGLLAFGVVIGPAYSLAMEREDGTLLRHKALPHGMPGYVTGQLTLQSLTLVPTLLVVLVPSLLLFDDLMQRGATGWAVTVGLIAVGLFAVLPWGMVLGSIVPSVQKVGTWGMLPVLTLLGISGIVVPIQAVWGWVQAVAQVFPVYWIGHVLRWAFLPEAAAAGELGDVWRPGLGLLVLVAWAVAGCLVAPRVLRRMARRQSGSQVQAAREAALQWVR from the coding sequence GTGAACGCCACCCGGCACGCGATCGGCCTCGGCGCGCGCCGCGGCTGGACCGAGTTCGTCCAGAGCCTGCGCAGCCCCCAGGACCAGGGCTTCTACCTGTTCATCGGGGTGGTGACGCTGGCCGTGCTGTGGGCGAACCGGGACAACGAGGTGGGCGACACCGGGCTGCTCTACCCCTCGTTCGCGCTGCCCAGCATCCTCGGTGGGCTGCTCGCCTTCGGCGTGGTCATCGGCCCGGCGTACTCCCTCGCGATGGAGCGGGAGGACGGGACCCTGCTGCGGCACAAGGCCCTGCCGCACGGCATGCCGGGGTACGTGACCGGGCAGCTCACCCTGCAGTCGCTCACCCTGGTGCCCACCCTGCTGGTGGTGCTGGTGCCCAGCCTGCTCCTGTTCGACGACCTCATGCAGCGGGGCGCGACGGGTTGGGCGGTCACCGTCGGGCTGATCGCCGTCGGTCTGTTCGCCGTCCTGCCCTGGGGCATGGTGCTCGGCTCGATCGTGCCCAGCGTCCAGAAGGTGGGCACCTGGGGCATGCTGCCGGTGCTCACCCTGCTGGGCATCTCCGGGATCGTCGTGCCGATCCAGGCCGTCTGGGGGTGGGTGCAGGCGGTCGCGCAGGTCTTCCCCGTCTACTGGATCGGGCACGTGCTGCGCTGGGCGTTCCTGCCGGAGGCAGCCGCGGCGGGCGAGCTCGGCGACGTGTGGCGGCCCGGCCTGGGCCTGCTCGTGCTCGTCGCGTGGGCGGTGGCAGGCTGTCTCGTCGCGCCGCGGGTGCTGCGCCGGATGGCCCGGCGGCAGTCCGGCTCGCAGGTGCAGGCCGCGCGGGAGGCGGCGCTGCAGTGGGTCAGGTGA
- a CDS encoding ABC transporter ATP-binding protein, producing MPSSPITDEPVVQVRDLQMSYGPRAVLTGVDLDVHRGEVVCLLGPNGAGKTTTIEILEGFRLPSAGTVRVLGGDPATGDDAWRARIGVVLQSWRDHPRWTPRRLLSYLGGYYAPYATPDHPRPYEVDWLLTTVGLTDGADRKIATLSGGQRRRLDVAVGVIGRPELLFLDEPTAGFDPEARRDFHDLVHRLSDLEGTSILLTTHDLGEAERLADRILILNEGRIVADGSPDALARQVAGRAEVRWTCAGEVFVHATDEPVPFVRELLAQHDDISDLEVRRADLEDTYLAMVHRSESTPRSPELVEVTR from the coding sequence ATGCCCTCGTCCCCGATCACCGACGAACCCGTCGTCCAGGTGCGTGACCTGCAGATGAGCTACGGGCCGCGCGCGGTCCTCACCGGCGTCGACCTCGACGTCCACCGCGGCGAGGTGGTCTGCCTGCTCGGCCCCAACGGCGCCGGCAAGACCACCACGATCGAGATCCTGGAGGGCTTCCGGCTCCCCTCGGCCGGCACCGTCCGGGTGCTGGGTGGCGATCCGGCCACCGGCGACGACGCCTGGCGGGCCCGGATCGGGGTGGTGCTCCAGTCCTGGCGGGACCACCCGCGCTGGACACCGCGCCGGCTGCTGTCCTACCTGGGCGGCTACTACGCGCCCTACGCGACGCCGGACCACCCCCGCCCCTACGAGGTCGACTGGCTGCTCACCACCGTCGGCCTGACCGACGGCGCCGACCGCAAGATCGCCACCCTCTCCGGTGGGCAGCGCCGTCGGCTCGACGTCGCCGTGGGCGTCATCGGCCGGCCGGAGCTGCTGTTCCTGGACGAGCCGACGGCCGGGTTCGACCCGGAGGCGCGACGGGACTTCCACGACCTGGTGCACCGGCTGTCGGACCTGGAGGGCACCAGCATCCTGCTCACCACCCACGACCTGGGCGAGGCGGAGCGGCTGGCCGACCGGATCCTCATCCTCAACGAGGGCCGGATCGTCGCCGACGGCAGCCCGGACGCCCTGGCCCGTCAGGTCGCCGGCCGCGCCGAGGTGCGGTGGACCTGCGCCGGCGAGGTCTTCGTGCACGCCACCGACGAGCCGGTGCCCTTCGTCCGGGAGCTGCTCGCGCAGCACGACGACATCAGCGACCTGGAGGTGCGCCGCGCCGACCTGGAGGACACCTACCTGGCGATGGTGCACCGGTCGGAGTCGACCCCGCGTTCCCCCGAGCTGGTGGAGGTGACCCGGTGA
- a CDS encoding (2Fe-2S)-binding protein, translating into MRFALLPGAAGLGLVPPPSADAVPATVLADPAWTGEVLTARAPRQGTGDRRVLATVWWYSASTVLIGPFLAGLVTGAPVSARLADTTLHLLAGRTPVAATAGDPAVGGAPAGDLRASLAAVVAAVAAAGGLRERPLWAIATDSIANRLLTLGRATGDVAAATALAGPLAAEIGAPLPAPRFADVARPGGGAVRFTRRVSCCLLYRVPHEATCTACPRRPPAHREVLLEDAASRFPPD; encoded by the coding sequence ATGCGGTTCGCCCTGCTGCCCGGTGCGGCGGGGCTGGGGCTGGTACCCCCGCCCTCGGCGGACGCCGTCCCCGCGACCGTGCTGGCCGACCCGGCCTGGACCGGCGAGGTGCTGACGGCGCGGGCGCCGCGGCAGGGCACCGGCGACCGGCGGGTGCTGGCCACGGTGTGGTGGTACTCGGCCTCCACCGTGCTGATCGGGCCGTTCCTGGCCGGGCTGGTCACCGGGGCGCCGGTGTCGGCCCGGCTCGCCGACACCACGCTGCACCTGCTCGCCGGGCGCACCCCGGTCGCGGCGACCGCCGGTGACCCGGCCGTCGGTGGTGCCCCGGCCGGTGACCTGCGCGCGTCCCTGGCGGCGGTGGTCGCCGCGGTGGCCGCGGCCGGTGGGCTGCGGGAGCGCCCGCTGTGGGCGATCGCCACCGACTCGATCGCCAACCGGCTGCTCACGCTCGGCCGGGCCACCGGCGACGTCGCCGCGGCGACCGCCCTGGCCGGCCCACTGGCTGCGGAGATCGGCGCGCCGCTCCCTGCGCCGCGCTTCGCCGACGTCGCCCGGCCCGGTGGAGGGGCGGTGCGGTTCACCCGGCGGGTCTCGTGCTGCCTGCTGTACCGGGTGCCGCACGAGGCCACCTGCACCGCGTGCCCGCGGCGCCCCCCGGCGCACCGCGAGGTGCTGCTGGAGGACGCCGCGAGCCGGTTCCCGCCCGACTGA
- a CDS encoding serine hydrolase domain-containing protein has translation MTGTARPSTAHRVGVVAVAGTALSGLLAAGLLAPSATAGPPEHTPTPAPHSPVTALQQELDALVRDDGYPGALAAVSDVHGRVRDLTAGVGDLATGAPVPRDGQVRIASNTKTFTATVVLQLVGEGRVGLDEPVETYLPGLVRGEGIDGRQITVRQLLQHTSGIPDYDELLVPEWLASGLTRFYEPHDALALGLSRPALFPPGTDFEYSNTNYTLAGLVVQQVTGRPVGEEITRRIIEPLGLRATYWPGEGEQEIRGRHPHTYFPLDRENPLPVDPGTPLTDVTDQDVSMGWAAGALVSSPRDLLRFDQALVDGELLTPDLLAEMQDTVPADGTVLRGQEEYGLGLQTYTLSCGGVAWGHGGDIPGAHTRNAVTSDGRGAVVVVTGEPTTEEQAVRLEETIDTAICG, from the coding sequence GTGACCGGAACCGCCCGCCCGTCCACCGCCCACCGCGTCGGCGTCGTCGCCGTCGCCGGGACCGCGCTCAGCGGTCTGCTCGCCGCCGGCCTGCTCGCGCCGTCCGCCACCGCCGGCCCACCCGAGCACACCCCGACCCCGGCCCCGCACTCCCCGGTCACCGCGCTGCAGCAGGAGCTCGACGCCCTGGTCCGCGACGACGGCTACCCCGGGGCGCTGGCCGCGGTCAGCGACGTCCACGGCCGGGTCCGGGACCTGACCGCCGGGGTCGGTGACCTCGCCACCGGTGCCCCGGTGCCGCGGGACGGGCAGGTGCGGATCGCCAGCAACACCAAGACGTTCACCGCCACCGTCGTCCTGCAGCTGGTCGGCGAGGGGCGCGTCGGCCTGGACGAGCCGGTCGAGACGTACCTCCCCGGCCTGGTCCGCGGCGAGGGCATCGACGGGCGGCAGATCACCGTCCGCCAGCTGCTGCAGCACACCAGCGGGATCCCCGACTACGACGAGCTCCTCGTCCCGGAGTGGCTGGCCAGCGGTCTCACCCGCTTCTACGAGCCGCACGACGCCCTGGCCCTGGGGCTGAGCCGGCCGGCGCTGTTCCCGCCCGGCACCGACTTCGAGTACAGCAACACCAACTACACGCTGGCCGGACTGGTCGTGCAGCAGGTCACCGGCCGGCCGGTCGGCGAGGAGATCACCCGCCGGATCATCGAGCCGCTGGGGCTGCGCGCCACCTACTGGCCGGGCGAGGGCGAGCAGGAGATCCGCGGTCGGCACCCGCACACCTACTTCCCGCTCGACCGCGAGAACCCGCTCCCGGTCGACCCCGGGACGCCGCTGACCGACGTCACCGACCAGGACGTGTCGATGGGCTGGGCGGCCGGGGCGCTGGTCTCCAGCCCGCGCGACCTGCTGCGGTTCGACCAGGCGCTGGTGGACGGCGAGCTGCTCACCCCGGACCTGCTCGCGGAGATGCAGGACACCGTGCCCGCCGACGGCACCGTGCTGCGCGGGCAGGAGGAGTACGGGCTGGGGCTGCAGACCTACACGCTCAGCTGCGGCGGCGTCGCCTGGGGCCACGGCGGCGACATCCCGGGGGCGCACACCCGCAACGCCGTGACCAGCGACGGGCGCGGGGCCGTCGTCGTCGTCACCGGCGAGCCGACCACCGAGGAGCAGGCCGTCCGGCTCGAGGAGACGATCGACACCGCGATCTGCGGCTGA
- a CDS encoding energy-coupling factor ABC transporter substrate-binding protein, which produces MRRHLVTALLVLAVIALFATPLLLDRDSEYAGTDSQATELVQESDPGYEPWFESVFSPGSSEIESGLFALQAALGGGVLGYAIGRLRGRRTAQRAAAESPTPGP; this is translated from the coding sequence ATGAGGCGGCACCTGGTCACCGCGCTGCTCGTGCTGGCCGTGATCGCGCTGTTCGCCACCCCGCTGCTGCTGGACCGGGACAGCGAGTACGCCGGCACCGACAGCCAGGCCACCGAGCTGGTGCAGGAGTCCGACCCGGGCTACGAGCCGTGGTTCGAGTCGGTCTTCTCCCCCGGCTCCTCGGAGATCGAGTCGGGCCTCTTCGCGCTGCAGGCCGCGCTGGGCGGCGGCGTGCTCGGCTACGCGATCGGCCGGCTGCGCGGCCGGCGGACGGCGCAACGGGCGGCGGCGGAGAGCCCCACCCCGGGCCCGTGA
- the cobA gene encoding uroporphyrinogen-III C-methyltransferase, with protein MTATDPAPAAVYPVGLRLAGRRVVVVGGGQVAHRRVAGLLDARALVTVVSPEVTPALEALVAPGSVTWHPRRYVRGDLAGAWYAVAATDDRDVNAAIAEEAEQARVFCARADDRSASSAWTPAVGRQGDLVVGVHGGGDPQRAIGVRDAVLAGITDGSISDRAARPAEGSGGSVVLVGGGPGDPGLVTVRGRHAVATADVVVADHLAPQGLLASLPAEVEVIDASKLPRGRSMAQEQINEFLVSRALAGKRVVRLKGGDPFVFGRGWEELEACAAAGVPVEVVPGVTSAIAVPGLAGVPVTHRGMTHEFVVVSGHVPPGHPASLVDWAALGRLRGTVVVLMGVDTAARIAAALVEHGRDPQTPVAVVSDGATPGQRTVRTTLAGLGQAIADEGIRPPAVWVVGDVVGLGAER; from the coding sequence ATGACCGCGACTGACCCCGCCCCGGCCGCCGTCTACCCGGTCGGGCTGCGCCTGGCCGGACGCCGTGTCGTGGTGGTCGGCGGCGGCCAGGTGGCCCACCGCCGGGTGGCCGGGCTGCTCGATGCCCGCGCCCTGGTCACCGTGGTCAGCCCCGAGGTCACCCCGGCGCTGGAGGCCCTGGTCGCCCCCGGCTCGGTGACCTGGCACCCCCGCCGGTACGTGCGTGGCGACCTGGCCGGCGCCTGGTACGCCGTCGCCGCCACCGACGACCGCGACGTCAACGCCGCGATCGCCGAGGAGGCGGAGCAGGCCCGGGTGTTCTGCGCCCGCGCCGACGACCGGTCGGCGTCCAGCGCCTGGACCCCCGCGGTCGGCCGGCAGGGCGACCTCGTCGTCGGCGTGCACGGCGGCGGCGACCCGCAGCGGGCCATCGGGGTGCGGGACGCGGTGCTGGCCGGGATCACCGACGGCTCGATCTCCGACCGCGCTGCCCGCCCCGCCGAGGGGTCCGGGGGCAGCGTCGTGCTCGTCGGGGGCGGCCCCGGCGACCCGGGGCTGGTCACCGTCCGCGGCCGGCACGCGGTGGCGACGGCGGACGTCGTCGTCGCCGACCACCTGGCCCCGCAGGGGCTGCTCGCCTCGCTGCCGGCCGAGGTCGAGGTGATCGACGCCTCCAAGCTGCCGCGCGGGCGGTCGATGGCGCAGGAGCAGATCAACGAGTTCCTGGTCTCCCGGGCGCTGGCCGGCAAGCGGGTGGTGCGGCTCAAGGGCGGCGACCCGTTCGTCTTCGGCCGCGGCTGGGAGGAGCTCGAGGCCTGCGCGGCCGCCGGGGTGCCGGTCGAGGTCGTGCCGGGCGTCACCAGCGCCATCGCCGTCCCGGGGCTCGCCGGGGTGCCGGTCACCCACCGCGGCATGACCCACGAGTTCGTCGTCGTCTCCGGGCACGTGCCGCCCGGGCACCCGGCGTCGCTGGTCGACTGGGCCGCGCTGGGCCGGTTGCGCGGCACCGTCGTCGTCCTGATGGGCGTGGACACCGCGGCACGGATCGCCGCGGCCCTGGTCGAACACGGGCGCGACCCGCAGACGCCGGTCGCCGTGGTCTCCGACGGGGCGACCCCCGGTCAGCGCACGGTGCGCACCACCCTGGCCGGCCTGGGCCAGGCGATCGCCGACGAGGGCATCCGCCCGCCGGCGGTCTGGGTGGTCGGCGACGTCGTGGGGCTCGGCGCGGAGCGCTGA
- the cbiQ gene encoding cobalt ECF transporter T component CbiQ, producing the protein MTGLAIDDAAWASAWRRRSPADKLLLSGGLVVGALVLPAWPGSVLVALTAVVLALGPARVPALTFGRAIRLPLAFITIGALTAVVQVGDGIGWAPDAATRAGELVGHALAGSAAVLLLATTTPMSDLLPALQRLRVPDAVIEVASVTYRLLFVLLTSLTTIREAQTARMGHSTVRRSYRSSGVLAAAVLTRSWDRARRLQDGLAGRGMETGLRVLPETLPSSRRFEALTVAGLAALVTVGVLA; encoded by the coding sequence GTGACCGGGCTCGCGATCGACGACGCCGCCTGGGCCAGCGCCTGGCGACGGCGCTCCCCGGCCGACAAGCTGCTGCTGTCCGGCGGGCTGGTGGTCGGCGCCCTGGTGCTGCCGGCGTGGCCGGGCAGCGTGCTGGTCGCGCTGACCGCCGTCGTCCTGGCGCTCGGCCCGGCCCGGGTGCCCGCGCTCACCTTCGGCCGGGCCATCCGCCTGCCGCTGGCGTTCATCACCATCGGCGCGCTGACCGCGGTGGTGCAGGTCGGCGACGGCATCGGCTGGGCCCCGGACGCGGCCACGCGGGCCGGGGAGCTGGTCGGGCACGCGCTGGCCGGCAGCGCTGCGGTGCTGCTGCTGGCGACGACCACGCCGATGTCGGACCTGCTGCCCGCGCTGCAGCGGCTGCGGGTGCCCGACGCGGTCATCGAGGTCGCCTCGGTCACCTACCGCCTGCTGTTCGTGCTGCTGACCAGCCTGACCACCATCCGGGAGGCGCAGACCGCCCGGATGGGGCACTCCACCGTCCGCCGGTCCTACCGCTCCAGCGGGGTGCTCGCCGCCGCGGTGCTCACCCGGTCGTGGGACCGGGCGCGGCGGCTGCAGGACGGGCTGGCCGGCCGGGGCATGGAGACCGGGCTGCGGGTGCTGCCCGAGACGCTGCCGAGTTCCCGCCGGTTCGAAGCGCTCACGGTGGCCGGGCTGGCCGCGCTCGTCACCGTCGGGGTGCTGGCATGA
- a CDS encoding energy-coupling factor ABC transporter ATP-binding protein, translated as MSHLTLAASGLTAGYDRRRPVLDGASLTVPAGRRLAVLGANGSGKTTLLRCLSGALAPARGRVTLDGAELRHTRAGLRAHRQEVQLVLQDPDDQLFSASVAQDVSFGPVNLGLTEDEVRARVAEALALLAVTHLAERPTHQLSYGERKRVAMAGAVAMRPCVLLLDEPTAGLDPTAVGEALAALARLQEADSTVVMSTHDVDLALRWADEVAVVVDGRVVQGTPETVLGDDALLARARLDRPWALTVGARLRALGLLPDGALPRDADALLAALPDSPGVRT; from the coding sequence ATGAGTCACCTGACGCTCGCCGCGAGCGGGCTGACCGCCGGCTACGACCGCCGCCGGCCGGTGCTCGACGGCGCCTCGCTCACCGTCCCGGCCGGCCGCCGGCTGGCGGTGCTGGGCGCCAACGGCTCGGGGAAGACGACGCTGCTGCGCTGCCTGTCCGGCGCGCTGGCGCCCGCCCGCGGCCGGGTCACCCTGGACGGCGCCGAGCTGCGGCACACCCGGGCGGGCCTTCGTGCCCACCGCCAGGAGGTGCAGCTCGTGCTGCAGGACCCCGACGACCAGCTGTTCAGCGCCTCGGTCGCGCAGGACGTCTCCTTCGGGCCGGTCAACCTCGGCCTGACCGAGGACGAGGTGCGTGCCCGGGTCGCCGAGGCGCTGGCGCTGCTCGCCGTCACCCACCTGGCCGAGCGCCCCACCCACCAGCTCTCCTACGGCGAGCGCAAGCGGGTGGCGATGGCCGGTGCGGTCGCGATGCGCCCGTGCGTGCTGCTGCTCGACGAGCCGACCGCCGGCCTCGACCCCACCGCGGTCGGGGAGGCGCTCGCCGCGCTGGCCCGGCTGCAGGAGGCCGACTCGACGGTGGTGATGAGCACCCACGACGTCGACCTGGCGCTGCGGTGGGCCGACGAGGTCGCCGTCGTCGTCGACGGCCGGGTGGTGCAGGGGACGCCGGAGACCGTGCTCGGCGACGACGCGCTGCTGGCCCGGGCCCGGCTGGACCGGCCCTGGGCGCTGACCGTGGGCGCCCGGCTGCGCGCGCTCGGCCTGCTGCCCGACGGCGCCCTCCCCCGGGACGCCGACGCGCTGCTCGCCGCGCTGCCCGACTCCCCCGGCGTGCGCACGTGA
- a CDS encoding energy-coupling factor ABC transporter permease produces the protein MHIAEGFLPPAHAIGWTVAAAPFVVHGARCVVKEVREHPESTLLLGAAGAFTFVLSAIKLPSFNGSSSHPTGTGLGAVLFRPPVMALLGTVVLLFQALLLAHGGLTTLGANAFSMAVVGPWVGYGAYRLVRRVGGGLLPGVFAAMALADLATYVTTSLQLALAFPDAESGLVGAALKYLGVFAVTQVPLAVGEGLLGVLLFRVLTVNARPELERLGVLRPAPEPGFGAEPRPASGAETRPASGAENRPGSGAGTGTAEREELR, from the coding sequence ATGCACATCGCTGAGGGGTTCCTCCCGCCGGCGCACGCCATCGGCTGGACCGTCGCCGCCGCCCCGTTCGTCGTCCACGGCGCCCGGTGCGTGGTCAAGGAGGTGCGCGAGCACCCCGAGTCGACGCTGCTGCTGGGCGCGGCCGGCGCGTTCACCTTCGTGCTGAGCGCGATCAAGCTGCCCTCGTTCAACGGCAGCTCCAGCCACCCCACGGGCACCGGGCTCGGCGCCGTCCTGTTCCGGCCGCCGGTGATGGCGCTGCTCGGCACGGTGGTGCTGCTGTTCCAGGCGCTGCTGCTCGCCCACGGCGGGCTGACCACGCTGGGCGCCAACGCCTTCTCGATGGCGGTGGTCGGGCCGTGGGTGGGCTACGGGGCCTACCGGCTGGTGCGCCGCGTCGGTGGCGGGCTGCTGCCCGGGGTGTTCGCGGCGATGGCGCTGGCCGACCTGGCCACCTACGTGACGACGTCGCTGCAGCTGGCGCTGGCCTTCCCGGACGCCGAGAGCGGCCTGGTCGGCGCGGCGCTGAAGTACCTCGGCGTCTTCGCGGTCACCCAGGTGCCGCTGGCGGTCGGCGAGGGGCTGCTCGGCGTCCTGCTGTTCCGGGTGCTGACGGTCAACGCCCGCCCCGAGCTGGAGCGCCTCGGCGTCCTCCGCCCCGCGCCCGAACCGGGTTTCGGCGCCGAACCCCGCCCGGCATCCGGCGCCGAAACCCGGCCGGCATCCGGCGCCGAGAACCGGCCGGGATCCGGCGCGGGAACCGGGACGGCGGAGCGGGAGGAGCTGCGATGA
- the cobC gene encoding Rv2231c family pyridoxal phosphate-dependent protein CobC, with protein MITVGVGASTGVSAEEVLAAVDAVLPPDAGPVELATLDARAAEPGLREAAALRGWPLTGHPAPVLAAVPVPASSARVAAAVGTGSVAEAAALLGGGRLVVGKTVRGRVTVAVAEDVDLRHHGDAEVGPGLVDLAVNVRADAPPAWLRAVLHEALDASAGYPDPRPARVAVAAAHGRDPAQVLLTAGAAETFTLLARALTPRRAVVVHPSFTEPEAALRAAGHPVERLLLTAPAYRLDPAAVPDDADLVVLGNPTNPTSVLHPADTVAALARPGRVLVVDEAFADSVPGEPASLAHRADLPGVLVVRSLTKTWGLAGLRVGYALGPADLVAALAAQQPHWPVSTPALAALVACSTDRARAEADAVARQLAVHRRALIDALPAGVTVVGDPASAFVLLHVPGGARVRGRLRAEGWAVRRGDTFPGLTGDHLRVAVRDPGTSGAFATALAAILGGVSADLPALHALAEESR; from the coding sequence GTGATCACCGTCGGCGTCGGCGCGTCCACCGGGGTGAGCGCCGAGGAGGTGCTGGCCGCCGTCGACGCGGTGCTCCCGCCGGACGCCGGCCCGGTCGAGCTGGCCACGCTGGACGCCCGCGCCGCGGAGCCCGGTCTGCGGGAGGCCGCCGCACTGCGGGGCTGGCCGCTGACCGGGCACCCGGCGCCGGTGCTGGCGGCGGTCCCCGTGCCGGCGTCCTCGGCTCGGGTCGCCGCCGCCGTCGGCACCGGGTCGGTCGCCGAGGCCGCCGCGCTGCTCGGCGGGGGGCGGCTCGTCGTCGGCAAGACGGTGCGCGGCCGGGTGACGGTGGCGGTGGCGGAGGACGTCGATCTGCGTCATCACGGGGACGCCGAGGTCGGCCCGGGGCTGGTCGACCTGGCGGTGAACGTGCGCGCCGACGCCCCGCCGGCCTGGCTGCGCGCGGTGCTGCACGAGGCGCTGGACGCCAGCGCCGGCTACCCCGACCCCCGCCCCGCCCGGGTCGCCGTCGCCGCCGCGCACGGCCGCGACCCCGCGCAGGTGCTCCTCACCGCGGGCGCCGCCGAGACCTTCACCCTGCTCGCCCGGGCGCTCACCCCGCGGCGGGCCGTCGTCGTGCACCCCTCGTTCACCGAGCCGGAGGCGGCGCTGCGGGCCGCGGGCCACCCGGTCGAGCGGCTGCTGCTGACCGCCCCCGCCTACCGGCTGGACCCCGCCGCCGTGCCGGACGACGCCGACCTGGTGGTGCTCGGCAACCCGACCAACCCGACGTCGGTGCTGCACCCCGCGGACACGGTCGCCGCGCTGGCCCGGCCGGGGCGGGTGCTGGTGGTCGACGAGGCGTTCGCCGACTCGGTGCCCGGCGAGCCGGCGTCCCTGGCGCACCGCGCCGACCTGCCCGGCGTGCTGGTGGTGCGCAGCCTGACCAAGACCTGGGGGCTCGCCGGGCTGCGGGTCGGCTACGCCCTGGGCCCCGCCGACCTGGTCGCAGCACTCGCCGCGCAGCAGCCGCACTGGCCGGTCTCCACCCCGGCGCTGGCCGCGCTGGTCGCGTGCAGCACCGACCGCGCCCGGGCCGAGGCCGACGCGGTCGCCCGGCAGCTGGCCGTGCACCGGCGCGCCCTGATCGACGCGCTGCCGGCCGGCGTCACCGTCGTCGGCGACCCGGCGTCGGCGTTCGTGCTGCTGCACGTGCCCGGCGGCGCGCGGGTGCGCGGACGGCTTCGCGCGGAGGGCTGGGCGGTGCGCCGCGGGGACACCTTCCCGGGCCTGACCGGCGACCACCTGCGGGTCGCGGTGCGCGATCCGGGGACCTCGGGTGCCTTCGCGACGGCGCTGGCTGCGATCCTGGGCGGGGTCAGCGCCGACCTCCCCGCCCTGCACGCCCTGGCAGAAGAGAGCCGATGA
- a CDS encoding dihydrofolate reductase family protein yields MATVIAGMTISLDGFVADEHGDYGMLYSDFAELEGPYMAEAREVTGAALMGRRTFDGAEDPDGYADGYEFQVPIVVLTHTPPAKQPKRNDRLLFTFVTEGVEAAVACAAVLAGDRAVTVIGGADLNQQLLAAGLVDELWVDVMPVLLGRGRRLFDGAPPQQLEKLRVDELTARTSLRFRVLRG; encoded by the coding sequence ATGGCCACGGTGATCGCCGGCATGACCATCTCGCTGGACGGCTTCGTCGCCGACGAGCACGGCGACTACGGGATGCTGTACTCCGACTTCGCCGAGCTGGAGGGGCCGTACATGGCCGAGGCCCGCGAGGTCACGGGCGCGGCGCTGATGGGGCGGCGGACCTTCGACGGCGCCGAGGACCCCGACGGGTACGCCGACGGCTACGAGTTCCAGGTGCCGATCGTGGTGCTGACCCACACCCCGCCGGCGAAGCAGCCCAAGCGCAACGACCGGCTCCTCTTCACCTTCGTGACCGAGGGGGTCGAGGCGGCCGTCGCCTGCGCGGCCGTGCTGGCCGGCGACAGGGCGGTGACCGTGATCGGTGGCGCCGACCTCAACCAGCAGCTGCTCGCCGCCGGCCTGGTCGACGAGCTGTGGGTCGACGTGATGCCGGTGCTGCTCGGCCGGGGCCGGCGGCTGTTCGACGGCGCGCCACCGCAGCAGCTGGAGAAGCTGCGCGTCGATGAGCTGACGGCGCGGACCTCTCTCCGGTTCCGGGTGCTGCGCGGATAA